In Carya illinoinensis cultivar Pawnee chromosome 6, C.illinoinensisPawnee_v1, whole genome shotgun sequence, a single genomic region encodes these proteins:
- the LOC122313121 gene encoding 2-oxoglutarate and iron-dependent oxygenase domain-containing protein CP2-like isoform X3 → MKYGVPSRKKEECTACNFDYQERTVLVLETTLLKSFYAWTTTRTIYHVSSFQDFVQRHREYKKMIMLNYPPLHKELYTMDAAKFFVPSFLKAINDNTEESFRSIMTESSPGVYTFEMLQPHFCELLLSEVDNFERWVHETKFRIMRPNTMNNYGAVLDDFGLETMLDKLMEDFICPISGVFFPEVGGSTLDSHHGFVVEYGMDRDVELGFHVDDSEVTLNVCLGEQFGGGDLFFRGVRCDKHVHSGTQSEEIFDYSHVPGRAVLHRGRHRHGARATTSGQRVNLLLWCRSSVFRELKKYKKEFSSWCGECQREKKERQRIAVGATKLELFKRLQKSTS, encoded by the exons ATGAAATATGGCGTCCCATCCAGAAAAAAG GAAGAATGTACTGCTTGCAATTTCGACTATCAGGAAAGGACAGTGCTAGTGTTAGAAACTACCTTGCTCAAATCATTCTATGCGTGGACCACAACTCGCACCATCTATCATGTTTCTTCCTTCCAAGATTTT GTTCAAAGGCATAGAGAATACAAGAAGATGATAATGTTAAATTATCCG CCTCTTCACAAGGAACTGTATACTATGGATGCTGCAAAATTCTTTGTCCCCTCATTTCTCAAAGCAATCAATGACAATACAGAGGAGAGTTTTAGAAGCATAATGACCGAATCCTCTCCAGGAGTTTATACATTTGAAATGCTTCAGCCTCATTTTTGTGAATTGTTGCTGTCTGAG GTAGACAATTTTGAAAGATGGGTCCATGAGACAAAATTCAGAATCATGCGACCTAACACAATGAACAATTATGGTGCTGTTCTTGATGACTTTGGACTGGAAACCATGCTGGACAAGTTGATGGAGGACTTTATATGTCCTATATCTGGAG TTTTCTTTCCTGAAGTTGGTGGATCCACTCTGGATTCGCATCATGGTTTTGTGGTCGAATATGGAATGGATAGAGATGTTGAACTTG GTTTCCATGTGGATGACTCCGAAGTCACATTGAATGTTTGCTTGGGCGAGCAATTTGGTGGTGGAGATTTATTCTTTCGAGGTGTTCGATGCGATAAACACGTGCACTCAGGAACCCAATCAGAG GAGATCTTTGATTACTCCCATGTTCCGGGGCGTGCTGTTCTTCATCGTGGTCGCCATCGGCATGGTGCCAGAGCCACAACATCTGGGCAACGGGTCAACTTACTTTTGTGGTGCagaag TTCGGTCTTCAGAGagctgaaaaaatataaaaaagaattctCTAGCTGGTGTGGAGAGTGCCAAcgtgaaaagaaagagaggcaGCGTATTGCAGTTGGTGCTACAAAACTG GAATTATTCAAGAGGTTACAAAAATCCACTTCATGA
- the LOC122313121 gene encoding 2-oxoglutarate and iron-dependent oxygenase domain-containing protein CP2-like isoform X2 codes for MSQSQNPKFQSLPLGTMSQDASVDRRKRTQAPISGNADGNRNGNGYANGVVEDDELRLRLRPNENHKPESYADLQLDFSPLLFSSLEQYLPFNMLNLSRELKLQYMRHILLRYSPEGERTRVQRHREYKKMIMLNYPPLHKELYTMDAAKFFVPSFLKAINDNTEESFRSIMTESSPGVYTFEMLQPHFCELLLSEVDNFERWVHETKFRIMRPNTMNNYGAVLDDFGLETMLDKLMEDFICPISGVFFPEVGGSTLDSHHGFVVEYGMDRDVELGFHVDDSEVTLNVCLGEQFGGGDLFFRGVRCDKHVHSGTQSEEIFDYSHVPGRAVLHRGRHRHGARATTSGQRVNLLLWCRSSVFRELKKYKKEFSSWCGECQREKKERQRIAVGATKLELFKRLQKSTS; via the exons ATGTCTCAGtctcaaaaccctaaattcCAGTCTCTCCCCCTCGGAACCATGTCTCAAGATGCTTCTGTGGACCGAAGAAAACGGACCCAAGCGCCCATCTCTGGAAACGCTGACGGAAACAGGAACGGGAACGGATATGCAAACGGCGTCGTAGAGGATGATGAGCTTAGGCTGAGGCTGCGCCCAAACGAGAATCACAAGCCGGAGAGCTACGCGGACTTGCAATTGGATTTCAGCCCGCTCCTCTTCAGCTCGCTTGAGCAGTACTTGCCATTCAACATGCTCAACCTGTCACGTGAGCTCAAGCTTCAATACATGCGCCACATTCTGCTCCGTTACTCGCCCGAGGGCGAACGCACTCGT GTTCAAAGGCATAGAGAATACAAGAAGATGATAATGTTAAATTATCCG CCTCTTCACAAGGAACTGTATACTATGGATGCTGCAAAATTCTTTGTCCCCTCATTTCTCAAAGCAATCAATGACAATACAGAGGAGAGTTTTAGAAGCATAATGACCGAATCCTCTCCAGGAGTTTATACATTTGAAATGCTTCAGCCTCATTTTTGTGAATTGTTGCTGTCTGAG GTAGACAATTTTGAAAGATGGGTCCATGAGACAAAATTCAGAATCATGCGACCTAACACAATGAACAATTATGGTGCTGTTCTTGATGACTTTGGACTGGAAACCATGCTGGACAAGTTGATGGAGGACTTTATATGTCCTATATCTGGAG TTTTCTTTCCTGAAGTTGGTGGATCCACTCTGGATTCGCATCATGGTTTTGTGGTCGAATATGGAATGGATAGAGATGTTGAACTTG GTTTCCATGTGGATGACTCCGAAGTCACATTGAATGTTTGCTTGGGCGAGCAATTTGGTGGTGGAGATTTATTCTTTCGAGGTGTTCGATGCGATAAACACGTGCACTCAGGAACCCAATCAGAG GAGATCTTTGATTACTCCCATGTTCCGGGGCGTGCTGTTCTTCATCGTGGTCGCCATCGGCATGGTGCCAGAGCCACAACATCTGGGCAACGGGTCAACTTACTTTTGTGGTGCagaag TTCGGTCTTCAGAGagctgaaaaaatataaaaaagaattctCTAGCTGGTGTGGAGAGTGCCAAcgtgaaaagaaagagaggcaGCGTATTGCAGTTGGTGCTACAAAACTG GAATTATTCAAGAGGTTACAAAAATCCACTTCATGA
- the LOC122313121 gene encoding 2-oxoglutarate and iron-dependent oxygenase domain-containing protein CP2-like isoform X1, producing MSQSQNPKFQSLPLGTMSQDASVDRRKRTQAPISGNADGNRNGNGYANGVVEDDELRLRLRPNENHKPESYADLQLDFSPLLFSSLEQYLPFNMLNLSRELKLQYMRHILLRYSPEGERTREECTACNFDYQERTVLVLETTLLKSFYAWTTTRTIYHVSSFQDFVQRHREYKKMIMLNYPPLHKELYTMDAAKFFVPSFLKAINDNTEESFRSIMTESSPGVYTFEMLQPHFCELLLSEVDNFERWVHETKFRIMRPNTMNNYGAVLDDFGLETMLDKLMEDFICPISGVFFPEVGGSTLDSHHGFVVEYGMDRDVELGFHVDDSEVTLNVCLGEQFGGGDLFFRGVRCDKHVHSGTQSEEIFDYSHVPGRAVLHRGRHRHGARATTSGQRVNLLLWCRSSVFRELKKYKKEFSSWCGECQREKKERQRIAVGATKLELFKRLQKSTS from the exons ATGTCTCAGtctcaaaaccctaaattcCAGTCTCTCCCCCTCGGAACCATGTCTCAAGATGCTTCTGTGGACCGAAGAAAACGGACCCAAGCGCCCATCTCTGGAAACGCTGACGGAAACAGGAACGGGAACGGATATGCAAACGGCGTCGTAGAGGATGATGAGCTTAGGCTGAGGCTGCGCCCAAACGAGAATCACAAGCCGGAGAGCTACGCGGACTTGCAATTGGATTTCAGCCCGCTCCTCTTCAGCTCGCTTGAGCAGTACTTGCCATTCAACATGCTCAACCTGTCACGTGAGCTCAAGCTTCAATACATGCGCCACATTCTGCTCCGTTACTCGCCCGAGGGCGAACGCACTCGT GAAGAATGTACTGCTTGCAATTTCGACTATCAGGAAAGGACAGTGCTAGTGTTAGAAACTACCTTGCTCAAATCATTCTATGCGTGGACCACAACTCGCACCATCTATCATGTTTCTTCCTTCCAAGATTTT GTTCAAAGGCATAGAGAATACAAGAAGATGATAATGTTAAATTATCCG CCTCTTCACAAGGAACTGTATACTATGGATGCTGCAAAATTCTTTGTCCCCTCATTTCTCAAAGCAATCAATGACAATACAGAGGAGAGTTTTAGAAGCATAATGACCGAATCCTCTCCAGGAGTTTATACATTTGAAATGCTTCAGCCTCATTTTTGTGAATTGTTGCTGTCTGAG GTAGACAATTTTGAAAGATGGGTCCATGAGACAAAATTCAGAATCATGCGACCTAACACAATGAACAATTATGGTGCTGTTCTTGATGACTTTGGACTGGAAACCATGCTGGACAAGTTGATGGAGGACTTTATATGTCCTATATCTGGAG TTTTCTTTCCTGAAGTTGGTGGATCCACTCTGGATTCGCATCATGGTTTTGTGGTCGAATATGGAATGGATAGAGATGTTGAACTTG GTTTCCATGTGGATGACTCCGAAGTCACATTGAATGTTTGCTTGGGCGAGCAATTTGGTGGTGGAGATTTATTCTTTCGAGGTGTTCGATGCGATAAACACGTGCACTCAGGAACCCAATCAGAG GAGATCTTTGATTACTCCCATGTTCCGGGGCGTGCTGTTCTTCATCGTGGTCGCCATCGGCATGGTGCCAGAGCCACAACATCTGGGCAACGGGTCAACTTACTTTTGTGGTGCagaag TTCGGTCTTCAGAGagctgaaaaaatataaaaaagaattctCTAGCTGGTGTGGAGAGTGCCAAcgtgaaaagaaagagaggcaGCGTATTGCAGTTGGTGCTACAAAACTG GAATTATTCAAGAGGTTACAAAAATCCACTTCATGA